In one Bosea sp. RAC05 genomic region, the following are encoded:
- a CDS encoding phosphoenolpyruvate carboxylase — MNDGVESAIGDEAALAARLLAEIAQARGDAREDPFGNPVLRVTLWLTRRMDRGELDVEAACALVRQLGREALRQRAGRLAAYVGLDGDGEAAFAALAGMLSGAACGAPDPVAAYREAVERLRFAAVFTAHPTFGMSRRLAHALAAQASGEAGGEAVIGDAALSFRPDGRITLQDEFEQARYAVRHARDAIDRLNAALLRAAQGLAPERWHELAPCPVILASWVGCDTDGRTDIGWWDTLRYRLESKQGQFARILEKLPAVPATAAVRELVGTALAAVERQLALAPPITTQPALPALQTFALALVNEREAALPEASRLIAALDEAIALSGDDDTTMALCLVRAGCVAHGVSIALPHFRLNASQLHNAMRGVIPLDEEPTQPAQRRAFLSAVNGLLAKVAPIAVDFGALAAERASATRMLMTIAQIVKHVDGTKAVRFLVAETETGYTLLCALWLASRFGIADRVEISPLFETEDALEQGPRIIDEALRSPHFRAYLKRHGRFCVQFGYSDSGRYIGQVAATFWIERLRIRICELLRRYDLAEVELVIFDTHGESAGRGAHPGSLADRLAYLEPAWARAAFARAGLRSVRETSFQGSDGYLMFGTPLLAAATVGRIAEAVLVPVAEEVADPIYDEPDFASEFFQTVREEMTALVDDPGYAALIGTFGPSLLDKTGSRPAARQSDAGGPTRIRHPRELRAIPNNAILQQLGWLANSVHGIGQAAARAPDLFNAMRERSDRFDRAYRLAEHALAASDLDVLRAYLDSLDPGSWFDRARRTVREGRRDELLAVGEALSRLDLAPSLRSLFWRLSSDALKLRTAATDVPEMPARLVALHALRLAAMHGIWLRASHIPDFRPHAGITREVLVERLLRLDVPACLALLADIFPLRPDPTIGLDFGEPPGPRETGTYEALHRDVIAPMQGLFELLREISGAIQHEIGAFG, encoded by the coding sequence ATGAATGACGGGGTCGAGAGCGCGATCGGGGACGAAGCGGCGCTGGCCGCGCGGCTGCTGGCCGAGATCGCCCAGGCCCGGGGCGATGCGCGCGAGGACCCCTTCGGCAACCCGGTCCTGCGCGTGACGCTGTGGCTGACGCGGCGGATGGACCGTGGCGAGCTCGACGTCGAGGCGGCCTGCGCGCTGGTGCGGCAGCTGGGGCGGGAGGCGCTGCGCCAGCGCGCCGGGCGGCTGGCGGCCTATGTCGGGCTCGACGGCGATGGCGAGGCCGCCTTCGCCGCGCTCGCCGGAATGCTCTCGGGCGCTGCGTGCGGCGCGCCGGATCCGGTGGCCGCCTATCGCGAGGCCGTCGAGCGGCTGCGCTTCGCGGCCGTCTTCACGGCCCATCCGACCTTCGGCATGAGCCGCAGGCTCGCCCATGCGCTCGCCGCGCAGGCCAGCGGGGAGGCGGGCGGCGAGGCGGTGATCGGCGATGCCGCGCTGTCCTTCCGGCCCGATGGGCGGATCACGCTGCAGGACGAGTTCGAGCAGGCGCGCTATGCCGTGCGCCACGCCCGCGACGCGATCGACCGCCTGAACGCCGCGCTGCTGCGGGCTGCGCAGGGGCTCGCGCCCGAGCGCTGGCACGAACTGGCGCCGTGCCCGGTCATCCTCGCCTCCTGGGTCGGCTGCGACACCGACGGGCGCACCGATATCGGCTGGTGGGACACGCTGCGCTACCGGCTGGAATCGAAGCAGGGCCAGTTCGCGCGCATCCTGGAGAAGCTGCCGGCCGTGCCGGCAACCGCCGCCGTGCGCGAGCTGGTCGGCACGGCGCTGGCGGCGGTCGAGCGGCAGCTGGCGCTGGCGCCGCCGATCACGACTCAGCCGGCCCTGCCGGCGCTGCAGACCTTCGCGCTGGCGCTGGTCAACGAGCGCGAGGCGGCGCTGCCCGAAGCATCGCGCCTGATCGCGGCGCTGGACGAGGCCATCGCGCTGTCTGGCGACGACGACACGACGATGGCGCTCTGCCTGGTCAGGGCCGGCTGCGTCGCCCATGGCGTCTCGATCGCGCTGCCGCATTTCCGGCTCAACGCCTCGCAGCTCCACAACGCCATGCGCGGCGTGATCCCGCTCGACGAGGAGCCGACGCAGCCGGCGCAGCGACGCGCCTTTCTCTCGGCGGTGAACGGTTTGTTGGCGAAAGTCGCGCCGATCGCGGTTGATTTCGGCGCGCTGGCGGCCGAGCGCGCCTCGGCGACGCGCATGCTGATGACGATCGCGCAGATCGTGAAGCATGTGGATGGCACGAAGGCGGTGCGGTTTCTCGTGGCCGAGACCGAGACCGGCTACACGCTGCTCTGCGCGCTCTGGCTCGCCAGCCGCTTCGGCATCGCCGACCGCGTCGAGATCTCGCCGCTGTTCGAGACGGAAGACGCGCTGGAGCAGGGGCCGCGCATCATCGACGAGGCGCTGCGCAGCCCGCATTTCCGCGCCTATCTCAAGCGCCATGGCCGCTTCTGCGTGCAGTTCGGCTATTCCGATTCCGGCCGCTATATCGGGCAGGTCGCGGCGACCTTCTGGATCGAGCGGCTGCGCATCCGCATCTGCGAGCTGCTGCGCCGCTACGACCTCGCCGAGGTCGAGCTCGTCATCTTCGACACCCATGGCGAATCCGCCGGGCGCGGCGCCCATCCGGGCAGCCTCGCCGACCGGCTGGCCTATCTCGAACCCGCCTGGGCGCGCGCGGCCTTCGCCAGGGCCGGCCTGCGCTCGGTGCGCGAAACCAGCTTCCAGGGCAGCGACGGCTATCTGATGTTCGGCACGCCGCTGCTGGCGGCGGCGACCGTCGGGCGCATCGCGGAAGCGGTGCTGGTGCCCGTGGCGGAGGAGGTCGCCGATCCGATCTATGACGAGCCCGACTTCGCCAGCGAGTTCTTCCAGACCGTGCGCGAGGAAATGACGGCGCTGGTCGACGACCCCGGCTATGCCGCGCTGATCGGCACCTTCGGCCCCTCGCTGCTCGACAAGACCGGCTCGCGCCCCGCCGCGCGCCAGAGCGATGCCGGCGGGCCGACGCGTATCCGCCATCCGCGCGAGCTGCGCGCGATCCCCAACAACGCGATCCTGCAGCAGCTCGGCTGGCTCGCCAACAGCGTCCACGGCATCGGCCAGGCGGCGGCGCGCGCGCCCGATCTGTTCAACGCGATGCGCGAGCGCTCCGACCGCTTCGACCGGGCCTATCGCCTGGCGGAGCATGCGCTCGCCGCCAGCGACCTCGACGTGCTGCGCGCCTATCTTGACTCGCTCGACCCCGGCAGCTGGTTCGACCGGGCGCGGCGCACCGTGCGCGAGGGCCGGCGAGACGAGCTGCTCGCGGTCGGCGAGGCGCTGTCGCGGCTCGATCTCGCGCCTTCGCTGCGCAGCCTGTTCTGGCGGTTGTCCTCGGACGCGCTGAAGCTGCGGACGGCTGCGACCGATGTGCCGGAGATGCCGGCGCGGCTGGTGGCGCTGCATGCGCTGCGGCTGGCGGCGATGCACGGCATCTGGCTGCGCGCCAGCCATATCCCGGATTTCCGGCCCCATGCCGGCATCACCCGCGAGGTGCTGGTCGAGCGGCTGCTGCGGCTCGACGTGCCGGCCTGCCTGGCGCTGCTCGCCGACATCTTCCCGCTGCGACCCGACCCGACCATCGGGCTCGATTTCGGCGAGCCGCCGGGCCCGCGCGAGACCGGCACCTATGAGGCGCTGCACCGCGACGTGATCGCGCCGATGCAGGGCCTGTTCGAGCTGCTGCGCGAGA
- the rutB gene encoding pyrimidine utilization protein B, giving the protein MHALSAAGLPEPDTTAASIVLPARPEPLRLDPGRTALIVVDMQNAYASAGGYIDLAGFDIAGTPAVVRQVALAADAARRAGIPVIFLQNGWDAEYREAGGPGSPNWHKSNALKTMRRKPELDGKLLAKGGWDYAIVDALTPQPGDLIVPKPRYSVFFNTNIDSLLRARGIRNLVFTGIATNVCVESSLRDAFHLEYFSVVLEDATHAAGPDFAQKAALYNIETFFGWVSTVADFAGAVCQQPPA; this is encoded by the coding sequence ATGCACGCCTTGTCCGCCGCAGGTCTGCCCGAGCCTGACACGACTGCCGCCTCGATCGTCCTGCCGGCCCGGCCCGAGCCGCTGCGTCTCGATCCCGGCCGCACCGCGCTGATCGTCGTCGACATGCAGAACGCCTATGCCTCGGCGGGTGGCTACATCGACCTCGCCGGCTTCGACATCGCCGGCACGCCCGCCGTGGTCCGGCAGGTCGCGCTGGCGGCGGACGCGGCCCGCCGCGCCGGCATCCCCGTGATCTTCCTGCAGAACGGCTGGGACGCTGAGTATCGCGAGGCGGGCGGCCCGGGCTCGCCGAACTGGCACAAGTCGAACGCGCTGAAGACGATGCGCCGCAAGCCCGAACTCGACGGCAAGCTGCTGGCCAAGGGCGGCTGGGACTATGCCATCGTCGATGCGCTGACGCCGCAGCCGGGCGATCTCATCGTGCCCAAGCCGCGCTACAGCGTCTTCTTCAACACCAACATCGACAGCCTGCTGCGGGCACGCGGCATCCGCAATCTGGTCTTCACCGGCATTGCCACCAATGTCTGCGTCGAATCCTCGCTGCGCGACGCCTTCCATCTCGAATATTTCAGCGTCGTGCTGGAAGATGCCACCCATGCCGCCGGGCCGGACTTCGCCCAGAAGGCCGCGCTCTACAACATCGAGACCTTCTTCGGCTGGGTCTCGACCGTCGCCGATTTCGCCGGCGCGGTCTGCCAGCAACCGCCCGCCTGA
- a CDS encoding Zn-dependent hydrolase, protein MSAVDTEAFLRDLYELRAIGTFKSGVHRPTYSPQDMEARRWLMAKLTECGLEASIDGIGNVYGRHPGPGPHLLVGSHIESQNEAGWLDGALGVVAGVALARAGLPVDVCAFADEEGHFSLSLPGSRSMIGDLTEEAIDGARNRTDGTPLREALRAAGLEGLPRRQLEIGRYKGYYEMHIEQGTQLEEAGLRLGVVTGIVAIWQWRIVVEGQQDHAGGTTMAERKDAGLSAVRLLAAIDAEFPRLVGERTTWTTGRFRLEPDAPNIIPGRAEILFQFRDVSVAVLERLEAGLRSLVQEANRRERCRITLSSVSKAVPALCDPAMMQALSEAAEAVAPGAWQTMPSGAGHDAQVIARTMPASMLFVPSIGGISHHWTEDTKDEDLALGIEVLHGAAGRFLAG, encoded by the coding sequence ATGTCTGCCGTCGACACCGAAGCCTTCCTGCGTGATCTCTACGAGCTGCGCGCCATCGGCACCTTCAAGTCCGGGGTCCATCGCCCGACCTATTCGCCCCAGGACATGGAAGCCCGCCGCTGGCTGATGGCCAAGCTGACCGAATGCGGGCTGGAGGCCTCGATCGACGGCATCGGCAATGTCTATGGCCGCCATCCCGGCCCCGGCCCGCATCTGCTCGTCGGCAGCCATATCGAATCGCAGAACGAGGCCGGCTGGCTCGACGGCGCGCTCGGCGTCGTCGCCGGCGTCGCTCTCGCTCGGGCAGGCCTGCCCGTCGATGTCTGCGCCTTCGCTGATGAGGAGGGTCATTTCAGCCTCAGCCTGCCCGGCAGCCGCTCGATGATCGGCGATCTCACCGAAGAGGCGATCGACGGCGCCCGCAATCGCACCGACGGCACGCCGCTGCGCGAGGCCCTGCGCGCCGCCGGACTCGAGGGCCTGCCGCGCCGGCAGCTCGAGATCGGCCGCTACAAGGGCTATTACGAGATGCATATCGAGCAGGGCACGCAGCTCGAAGAGGCGGGCCTGCGGCTCGGCGTCGTCACCGGGATCGTCGCGATCTGGCAGTGGCGCATCGTCGTCGAGGGCCAGCAGGACCATGCCGGCGGCACCACCATGGCCGAGCGGAAGGATGCGGGCTTGAGCGCGGTCAGGCTGCTCGCGGCGATCGACGCCGAGTTCCCACGTCTCGTCGGCGAGCGCACGACCTGGACCACCGGCCGCTTCCGGCTCGAGCCCGACGCCCCCAACATCATCCCCGGCCGCGCCGAAATCCTGTTCCAGTTCCGCGACGTCTCGGTGGCGGTGCTGGAGCGGCTGGAGGCGGGGCTCAGGTCGCTGGTGCAGGAGGCCAACCGTCGCGAGCGCTGCAGGATCACGCTCTCCTCCGTCTCGAAGGCGGTGCCGGCGCTCTGCGACCCCGCCATGATGCAGGCCCTTTCCGAGGCCGCCGAAGCCGTCGCGCCCGGCGCCTGGCAGACCATGCCGTCCGGCGCCGGCCATGATGCGCAGGTCATCGCCCGCACCATGCCGGCCTCGATGCTGTTCGTGCCCTCGATCGGCGGCATCTCGCATCACTGGACCGAGGACACGAAGGACGAGGATCTGGCGCTCGGGATCGAGGTGCTGCACGGCGCGGCCGGGCGCTTCCTGGCGGGGTAG
- a CDS encoding DMT family transporter, with protein MSDLASPAPAALARRRLWLGIGCGLLTSLIWGVQSVVSRQSVADGLSAADVTILRFVVASLILLPLARRRMRPFPVGALGWRRALILTALAGAPYALVLVGGATFAPALHASVIVPGLIPVMTVALAFLVLGERPGPLRLLGLALVLAGIGAFGWQAFGESGAGAGAWIGDLFFVTNAVMWSVFGLLALRWRTDAIDVTIATCLLSLLILPVFAATMPIRLGEVAWSAIALQALYQGALVGVGALFLYTKSVELLGAGRATLFLPLNPVVTALAAILLLGEYPSPIEVAGMVLVIAGMSVALRAR; from the coding sequence GTGTCAGACCTCGCCTCTCCCGCTCCGGCCGCCCTGGCGCGCCGACGCCTCTGGCTCGGCATCGGCTGCGGCCTGCTGACGAGCCTGATCTGGGGCGTGCAGTCCGTGGTCTCGCGCCAGTCGGTGGCGGATGGGCTGAGCGCGGCCGACGTCACCATCCTGCGCTTCGTCGTGGCGTCGCTCATCCTTCTGCCGCTCGCGCGGCGGCGGATGCGGCCCTTTCCGGTCGGCGCGCTCGGCTGGCGGCGCGCGCTGATCCTGACCGCGCTGGCCGGCGCACCCTATGCCCTTGTCCTCGTCGGCGGCGCGACCTTCGCCCCGGCGCTGCACGCCTCGGTCATCGTCCCCGGCCTGATCCCCGTGATGACGGTGGCGCTGGCCTTCCTCGTGCTGGGCGAGAGACCGGGGCCGCTGCGGCTGCTCGGCCTCGCGCTGGTGCTGGCCGGCATCGGTGCCTTCGGCTGGCAGGCCTTCGGGGAATCGGGCGCGGGGGCCGGCGCCTGGATCGGCGATCTCTTCTTCGTCACCAACGCGGTGATGTGGTCGGTCTTCGGGCTTCTGGCGCTGCGCTGGCGGACGGACGCGATCGACGTCACCATCGCGACCTGCCTGCTCTCGCTGCTGATCCTGCCGGTGTTCGCGGCGACCATGCCGATCCGGCTCGGCGAGGTCGCCTGGTCGGCGATCGCGCTGCAGGCGCTCTATCAGGGCGCGCTGGTCGGCGTCGGCGCGCTGTTTCTCTACACCAAATCGGTCGAGCTGCTGGGCGCCGGGCGCGCGACGCTGTTCCTGCCGCTCAACCCGGTCGTCACCGCGCTCGCAGCGATCCTGCTGCTCGGCGAATATCCCTCCCCCATCGAGGTCGCCGGCATGGTGCTGGTGATCGCCGGCATGAGCGTGGCGCTGCGGGCGCGATAA
- a CDS encoding methyltransferase family protein: MSDAATERPNRIPWPPLFYGGAILIAMALQRLLPLPYPAPDGALAGWLGPLGWALLAVGAGFDLSAMATMARARANILPHRAATALVESGPFAISRNPIYLGNTLMMVGAGLGFGNLWLIVTGFVAAALVLKLAIAREERHLEALFGPAWLAYRGRVRRWIGRH, from the coding sequence ATGAGCGACGCAGCGACGGAGCGGCCCAACCGCATTCCCTGGCCACCCTTGTTCTATGGCGGGGCGATCCTGATCGCGATGGCGCTGCAGAGGCTGCTGCCGCTGCCGTATCCTGCGCCCGACGGCGCGCTTGCGGGCTGGCTCGGCCCCCTGGGCTGGGCGCTGCTGGCGGTCGGCGCCGGCTTCGACCTCTCCGCGATGGCGACGATGGCAAGGGCGCGGGCCAACATCCTGCCGCATCGCGCCGCGACTGCGCTGGTCGAGAGCGGGCCCTTCGCGATCAGCCGCAACCCGATCTATCTCGGCAACACCCTGATGATGGTCGGGGCCGGCCTCGGCTTCGGCAATCTCTGGCTGATCGTGACTGGGTTCGTCGCCGCGGCCCTGGTCCTGAAGCTCGCCATCGCGCGCGAGGAGCGCCATCTCGAGGCGCTGTTCGGCCCGGCCTGGCTGGCCTATCGCGGCCGGGTGCGCCGCTGGATCGGCCGGCACTGA
- a CDS encoding competence/damage-inducible protein A produces MSETTSSPASVTAAILVIGDEILSGRTKDKNIGYIAEYLTNIGIELREVRVVPDVQEEIVAALNALRARYTYIFTTGGIGPTHDDITADSVAAAFGVSIDHDPRAIAMLAERFPPDQLNEARLRMARIPAGADLIANSVSKAPGFTIGNVYVMAGVPSIMQAMLDVVAPTLKTGVKILSDTVRAGLREGDIGTALAEVAKAHPDVSIGSYPFFSETGPDTNVVVRSRDPVALATAMEAVKAMIAAEQAKLSA; encoded by the coding sequence ATGAGCGAGACCACCTCTTCCCCGGCCAGCGTGACGGCCGCGATCCTGGTCATCGGCGACGAGATCCTGTCGGGCCGGACCAAGGACAAGAACATCGGCTACATCGCCGAGTATCTGACCAATATCGGCATCGAGCTGCGCGAGGTCCGGGTTGTGCCGGACGTGCAGGAGGAGATCGTCGCGGCGCTGAACGCGCTGCGCGCGCGCTACACCTACATCTTCACCACCGGCGGCATCGGCCCCACCCATGACGACATCACCGCCGATTCGGTGGCGGCTGCCTTCGGCGTCTCGATCGACCACGACCCGCGCGCCATCGCGATGCTGGCCGAGCGCTTCCCGCCCGACCAGCTCAACGAGGCGCGGCTGCGGATGGCGCGGATTCCCGCCGGGGCCGATCTCATCGCCAATTCGGTGTCGAAGGCGCCAGGCTTCACCATCGGCAATGTCTATGTGATGGCGGGCGTGCCCTCGATCATGCAGGCCATGCTCGACGTCGTCGCGCCGACGCTGAAGACCGGGGTGAAGATCCTGTCCGACACGGTCCGCGCCGGTCTGCGCGAGGGCGATATCGGCACGGCGCTGGCCGAGGTCGCCAAGGCTCATCCGGACGTCTCGATCGGCTCCTATCCGTTCTTCTCGGAGACCGGGCCGGACACCAATGTCGTGGTGCGCTCGCGCGATCCCGTCGCGCTGGCGACCGCCATGGAGGCCGTGAAGGCGATGATCGCAGCCGAGCAGGCGAAGCTGAGCGCCTGA
- a CDS encoding FkbM family methyltransferase translates to MASIDHSQAEDKPYGAFAPPRGLSRLIAWTRCASDSFFGRKFAYALRRLGLRSLAGRPVDIESLGARMRLYPDGNVCEKRVLFTPQYFDPVEREILASRLRDGFRFIDIGANIGAYSLFVAAKAGPSARIVAVEPQPEVFARLAFNIAQNPFGTVKAVACALADKPGELTLFIDPTNRGESSVRILRSSAGSTVRVPAMTLLALVQNEGYERLDAIKLDVEGAEDLILEPFLRDAPQSLWPGLIVIEDSRQRWQSDLAALLERSGYTLRAQTRLNLVFERPHTPAEEAVIGG, encoded by the coding sequence ATGGCCAGCATCGATCATTCACAGGCGGAGGACAAGCCTTACGGCGCCTTCGCACCGCCGCGCGGCTTGTCGCGCCTCATCGCCTGGACGCGCTGTGCGTCCGACAGCTTCTTCGGCCGCAAGTTCGCCTATGCCCTGCGCCGGCTCGGCCTGCGTTCGCTCGCCGGGCGCCCGGTCGACATCGAGTCGCTGGGCGCGCGCATGCGGCTCTATCCGGACGGCAATGTCTGCGAGAAGCGGGTCCTGTTCACCCCGCAGTATTTCGACCCCGTCGAGCGCGAGATCCTGGCCTCGCGCCTGCGTGACGGTTTCCGCTTCATCGATATCGGCGCCAATATCGGGGCGTATTCGCTCTTCGTGGCGGCCAAGGCCGGGCCGAGCGCCCGCATCGTCGCGGTCGAGCCCCAGCCCGAGGTCTTCGCGCGGCTGGCCTTCAACATCGCGCAGAACCCGTTCGGCACGGTCAAGGCGGTGGCCTGCGCGCTCGCCGACAAGCCGGGCGAGCTGACGCTGTTTATCGACCCGACCAATCGCGGCGAATCGAGCGTGCGCATCCTGCGTTCGAGCGCCGGCAGCACGGTGCGGGTTCCTGCGATGACGCTGCTCGCGCTGGTCCAGAACGAGGGCTATGAGCGTCTCGACGCGATCAAGCTCGATGTCGAGGGCGCGGAGGATCTGATCCTCGAACCCTTCCTGCGCGACGCGCCGCAGAGCCTCTGGCCGGGGCTGATCGTCATCGAGGATTCGCGCCAGCGCTGGCAGAGCGACCTCGCCGCTTTGCTGGAGCGCAGCGGCTATACCCTGCGCGCGCAGACGCGGCTCAATCTCGTCTTCGAGCGCCCGCATACGCCGGCCGAAGAGGCTGTCATCGGCGGCTGA
- the map gene encoding type I methionyl aminopeptidase: MTFDETLGRSRHREPAIKIHGADAFAAMHKAGRLTAEGLDMLGSYVKPGVTTQRLDDLAFQFARDNGAYPATLFYRGYTKSICTSINHVVCHGIPDDKPLRDGDILNIDYTLIVDGWHGDSSRMYGVGAISRKAERLVEITYESLMRGIKAVRAGATTGDIGFAIQRYAEAERCSVVRDFCGHGVGRNFHDAPNILHYGSPGEGPQLKPGMIFTIEPMINLGKAGVKVLSDGWTAVTRDRSLSAQFEHTIGVTETGCEIFTLSPSGRDNPLAAG; this comes from the coding sequence ATGACCTTTGACGAGACACTGGGCCGGTCGCGGCACCGCGAGCCGGCCATCAAGATTCACGGCGCGGACGCCTTCGCGGCCATGCACAAGGCCGGCCGTCTGACGGCCGAGGGCCTCGACATGCTCGGCTCCTACGTCAAGCCCGGCGTCACCACCCAGCGTCTCGACGACCTCGCCTTCCAGTTCGCGCGCGACAATGGCGCCTATCCCGCCACTCTGTTCTACCGCGGCTACACCAAGTCGATCTGCACCTCGATCAACCATGTCGTCTGCCATGGCATTCCCGACGACAAGCCGCTGCGCGACGGCGACATCCTGAACATCGACTACACGCTGATCGTCGATGGCTGGCACGGCGATTCGAGCCGGATGTACGGCGTCGGCGCGATCTCGCGGAAGGCCGAGCGCCTGGTCGAGATCACCTATGAGAGCCTCATGCGCGGCATCAAGGCGGTGCGCGCCGGCGCCACCACCGGCGATATCGGCTTCGCCATCCAGCGCTATGCCGAGGCCGAGCGCTGCTCGGTGGTCAGGGATTTCTGCGGCCACGGCGTCGGCCGCAATTTCCACGACGCCCCCAACATCCTGCATTACGGCTCGCCGGGCGAAGGCCCGCAGCTGAAGCCCGGGATGATCTTCACCATCGAGCCGATGATCAATCTCGGCAAGGCGGGGGTGAAGGTGCTCTCCGACGGTTGGACCGCGGTGACGCGGGACCGCTCGCTCTCGGCCCAGTTCGAGCACACGATCGGCGTGACCGAGACCGGCTGCGAGATCTTCACGCTCTCGCCGTCGGGACGGGACAACCCGCTGGCCGCCGGCTAA
- the radC gene encoding RadC family protein has translation MSKRKNADGEHNQEPHYLGHRERLRTRFQEAGADTLPDYELLELLLFRSIPQRDVKPLAKELIARFGSFAEVLGAPAARLTEVKGIGEGVALDLKVVEAALQRMARGAVTRRTVLSSWSAVLDYCRTTMAFAEREQFRLLFLDKKNAVIADEVQQTGTVDHTPVYPREVVRRALELSASAIILVHNHPSGDPTPSAADVKMTRELVDIAKPLGIAIHDHVIVGRDGHASFRGLGLI, from the coding sequence GTGTCAAAAAGAAAGAATGCCGACGGAGAACACAACCAGGAGCCGCATTACCTCGGCCATCGCGAGCGGCTGCGCACCCGCTTCCAGGAGGCGGGCGCCGACACCCTGCCCGACTACGAACTGCTCGAACTGCTGCTCTTCCGCTCGATCCCGCAGCGCGACGTCAAGCCGCTCGCCAAGGAGCTGATCGCGCGCTTCGGCTCCTTCGCCGAGGTGCTCGGCGCGCCGGCGGCGCGGCTGACCGAGGTCAAGGGCATCGGCGAGGGCGTCGCGCTCGATCTGAAGGTGGTCGAGGCGGCCCTGCAGCGCATGGCCAGGGGCGCCGTCACGCGGCGCACCGTGCTGTCCTCCTGGTCGGCGGTGCTCGACTACTGCCGCACGACCATGGCCTTTGCCGAGCGCGAGCAGTTCCGTCTGCTCTTCCTCGACAAGAAGAACGCCGTCATCGCCGACGAGGTGCAGCAGACCGGCACGGTCGACCACACACCGGTCTACCCGCGCGAGGTCGTGAGGCGCGCCCTCGAACTCTCCGCCTCGGCGATCATCCTGGTCCACAACCACCCCTCGGGCGACCCGACGCCCTCGGCCGCCGACGTCAAGATGACCCGCGAACTCGTTGATATCGCAAAGCCCTTGGGCATCGCGATCCACGACCACGTCATCGTCGGCCGCGACGGCCATGCGAGCTTCCGCGGGCTGGGGCTGATCTGA
- a CDS encoding circularly permuted type 2 ATP-grasp protein: MVAFDEMTGTEGDVRQAYTALDRWLKEAPPEMLALRRSQAELFFRRIGITFAVYGDEESTERLIPFDIIPRVLTKPEWTKLEAGLRQRVTALNMFLADVYGPRECIKAGIIPADLVYRNACYQLEMVDFQVPHGIYCHIAGIDIVRVDADTFYVLEDNARTPSGVSYMMENREVMLRLFPELFATHRVAPVDNYPDQLLATLRSVAPRSSSADPNICLLTPGQYNSAFYEHSFLADKLGVELVEGSDLLVKDDVVYMRTTQGPKRVDVIYRRIDDEFIDPLVFRSDSVLGVPGLIGAYKAGNVTLANAVGTGVADDKAVYSYMPEIVKFFTGEEPILKNVPTWRCREPEANAYVLDNLEQLVVKEVNGSGGYGMLVGPHANKAQLETFRRKLKAQPEGFIAQPTLALSTCPTFVASGVAPRHVDLRPYVLSGANGISCVPGGLTRVALKEGSLVVNSSQGGGTKDTWVLDA, encoded by the coding sequence ATGGTCGCGTTCGATGAGATGACGGGGACGGAGGGCGATGTCCGGCAGGCCTATACGGCACTGGACCGCTGGCTGAAGGAAGCGCCGCCGGAGATGCTGGCGCTGCGGCGCAGCCAGGCCGAACTCTTCTTCCGACGCATCGGAATCACCTTCGCCGTCTATGGCGACGAGGAATCGACCGAGCGCCTGATTCCCTTCGACATCATTCCGCGCGTGCTGACCAAGCCGGAATGGACCAAGCTCGAGGCCGGCCTGCGCCAGCGCGTCACCGCACTCAACATGTTCCTGGCCGATGTCTACGGCCCCAGGGAATGCATCAAGGCCGGCATCATCCCGGCCGATCTGGTCTATCGCAACGCCTGCTACCAGCTCGAGATGGTCGATTTCCAGGTGCCGCACGGCATCTACTGCCACATCGCCGGCATCGACATCGTCCGCGTCGATGCCGACACCTTCTACGTGCTGGAGGACAATGCCCGCACCCCGTCCGGCGTCTCCTACATGATGGAGAACCGCGAGGTGATGCTGCGGCTCTTCCCGGAGCTCTTCGCCACGCATCGCGTCGCGCCGGTCGACAACTATCCCGACCAGCTGCTGGCGACGCTGCGCTCGGTCGCGCCGCGCTCCTCCTCCGCCGACCCCAACATCTGCCTGCTGACGCCCGGCCAGTACAACTCGGCCTTCTACGAGCACTCCTTCCTCGCCGACAAGCTCGGCGTCGAGCTGGTCGAGGGCTCGGACCTGCTGGTCAAGGACGACGTGGTCTATATGCGGACCACGCAGGGTCCCAAGCGCGTCGACGTGATCTACCGGCGCATCGACGACGAATTCATCGACCCGCTCGTCTTCCGCAGCGACTCGGTGCTCGGCGTGCCCGGGCTGATCGGCGCCTACAAGGCCGGCAACGTCACGCTCGCCAACGCGGTCGGCACCGGCGTCGCCGACGACAAGGCGGTCTACAGCTACATGCCCGAGATCGTGAAGTTCTTCACCGGCGAGGAGCCGATCCTGAAGAACGTACCGACCTGGCGCTGCCGCGAGCCCGAAGCCAACGCCTATGTGCTCGACAATCTCGAGCAGCTGGTCGTCAAGGAGGTCAACGGCTCGGGCGGCTACGGCATGCTCGTCGGCCCCCACGCCAACAAGGCTCAGCTCGAAACCTTCCGCCGCAAGCTCAAGGCCCAGCCGGAGGGTTTCATCGCCCAGCCGACGCTGGCGCTCTCCACCTGCCCGACCTTCGTGGCGTCGGGCGTGGCGCCGCGCCATGTCGATCTGCGGCCCTATGTGCTGTCGGGCGCTAACGGCATCTCCTGCGTGCCGGGCGGCCTGACCCGCGTCGCCCTCAAGGAAGGCTCCCTCGTCGTCAACTCCAGCCAGGGCGGCGGCACCAAGGATACCTGGGTGCTCGATGCCTGA